One genomic region from Alteromonas pelagimontana encodes:
- a CDS encoding anti-sigma regulatory factor, with translation MHPTALRNEVAPIQQESDMLWLRQLVRRYAVELGFNVLNQTKIVTAASELGRNTLIHGLGGHLRIEIRQKGSQQGLCLTFEDRGPGIKDIEKALTDGFTTGKGMGLGLGGAKRLMNEFDISPREGGGTIITVTRWV, from the coding sequence ATGCACCCTACTGCCTTAAGGAACGAAGTAGCGCCTATTCAGCAGGAATCTGACATGCTGTGGTTACGCCAGCTAGTACGTCGGTATGCGGTCGAACTTGGGTTTAACGTGCTCAATCAAACCAAAATAGTGACGGCTGCGAGTGAACTAGGCCGCAATACTCTCATACATGGGCTAGGCGGTCATCTTCGAATAGAGATAAGACAGAAAGGGAGTCAGCAAGGCCTTTGTCTGACTTTTGAAGACCGCGGACCGGGTATTAAAGATATAGAAAAAGCATTAACGGATGGTTTCACGACGGGCAAAGGTATGGGCCTTGGGCTAGGCGGGGCAAAGCGTTTGATGAATGAATTTGATATTTCTCCACGAGAAGGTGGGGGTACAATTATCACGGTGACTCGATGGGTGTAA
- a CDS encoding STAS domain-containing protein: protein MESIPILHMGDFLLVTIQIDIHDLVALNLQDNLTQRIAETGARGVLIDISGLDMVDSYIARVIGNIALMSRVLDAETVLVGMQPYVAITLVEMGVTLAGVRTALNADKGMTMLRNMAIN, encoded by the coding sequence TTGGAAAGCATTCCAATTCTGCACATGGGTGATTTTCTTCTAGTCACAATTCAGATAGATATACATGACCTGGTAGCGCTAAATCTACAGGATAATTTAACCCAGCGTATCGCCGAAACAGGTGCACGCGGTGTTCTTATCGATATCTCCGGATTGGATATGGTCGACTCTTACATTGCAAGGGTAATTGGCAACATCGCTTTGATGTCGCGAGTGCTTGATGCGGAGACGGTATTGGTAGGAATGCAGCCATACGTTGCTATTACCTTGGTGGAAATGGGAGTAACTTTAGCTGGAGTGCGTACCGCGCTAAACGCAGACAAAGGAATGACCATGTTACGCAATATGGCGATCAACTAG
- a CDS encoding DUF3369 domain-containing protein — protein MLDDELVFASDEITDSVLAPDAYWRLLVVDDEVEVHHVTRLVLQDFIFDGRALAIEFASSAHEAREILAKDTEQEIAVAMIDVVMESAHAGLDLIRWTRDELKNHTIRIILRTGQPGEAPEENVIRDYDINDYKNKTELTALRLKTTVFAALRGYRDIRLIQRHQIGLEKIIGATSQFIECDSLTEFASTILKHISVILNIKSSHIICCAVAKEVGKNKPTRIKVLAETSNVDNSTDRRSNPLTRAIEQRIAVALEQKSTIHEKDYFVGYFTTKRGTENILYVEDGKPLDAVQHHLLDFFANNIAVAHENLKLRVEIKESQKELSYLIGEAVEMRSKETGSHVKRVAYLSYCLAKLYGLSEEEAELIKLASPLHDVGKVGIPDHILNKPGKHDEEERNAMQTHARIGFDMLAKSDNPILKLGAHIAHEHHENWDGSGYPRGLAGYDIHVAGRISAVADVFDALGSKRCYKNSWEEADILAYFEQEKGKKFEPKLVELLLDNLEEFLIVRRRYPDPVCE, from the coding sequence ATGCTTGATGACGAATTAGTCTTCGCTAGTGATGAAATTACCGACAGTGTATTGGCGCCAGATGCTTACTGGCGTCTACTAGTGGTGGACGACGAAGTAGAAGTCCACCATGTTACGCGTTTAGTTTTGCAGGATTTTATCTTCGATGGTCGGGCGCTCGCGATTGAGTTTGCCAGCTCGGCTCATGAAGCCCGTGAAATATTGGCCAAAGATACTGAGCAGGAAATTGCGGTGGCGATGATAGATGTCGTAATGGAAAGTGCTCATGCCGGCCTGGATCTCATTCGCTGGACGCGGGATGAGCTCAAAAATCACACTATCAGGATTATTTTGAGAACCGGTCAGCCAGGGGAAGCCCCTGAAGAAAACGTCATTCGCGATTACGACATCAACGACTATAAAAATAAAACCGAGCTTACCGCGCTACGTTTAAAAACGACTGTCTTTGCGGCACTGCGCGGGTATCGGGATATCAGGCTTATTCAGCGTCATCAGATTGGTCTGGAAAAAATAATCGGTGCTACCTCCCAGTTTATTGAATGCGATTCGTTAACTGAATTTGCCTCTACCATTCTCAAACATATTTCCGTTATTTTAAATATAAAATCCAGCCATATTATTTGCTGTGCCGTTGCCAAAGAGGTTGGCAAAAACAAACCTACCCGTATAAAAGTGTTAGCGGAAACGTCCAACGTGGATAATAGTACCGATAGACGAAGTAATCCTTTGACTCGTGCCATTGAGCAGCGTATTGCGGTCGCGCTTGAGCAAAAAAGTACTATTCATGAAAAAGATTATTTTGTTGGTTACTTCACCACCAAACGGGGCACGGAAAATATTTTATATGTAGAAGACGGTAAGCCGCTAGATGCTGTTCAGCATCACCTGCTTGACTTTTTCGCTAATAATATCGCGGTGGCCCACGAAAACCTGAAGCTCCGCGTAGAAATCAAGGAATCTCAAAAGGAGCTATCTTATCTTATCGGCGAAGCGGTAGAAATGCGTTCCAAGGAAACAGGTAGCCATGTTAAACGCGTGGCTTACCTTTCTTACTGCCTTGCCAAACTCTACGGTTTGAGTGAGGAAGAGGCGGAATTAATTAAACTCGCATCACCACTGCACGACGTCGGAAAGGTTGGCATTCCCGATCACATCTTAAATAAGCCGGGAAAACACGACGAAGAAGAAAGAAACGCCATGCAGACACATGCTCGCATCGGCTTTGATATGTTAGCTAAATCTGACAATCCCATTCTGAAGTTGGGGGCGCATATCGCTCATGAACATCACGAGAACTGGGATGGCAGTGGTTATCCCAGAGGACTAGCTGGCTACGATATTCACGTAGCAGGCCGTATATCAGCTGTCGCAGATGTGTTTGACGCACTTGGCAGCAAACGTTGTTATAAGAACTCGTGGGAAGAAGCAGATATCTTAGCGTATTTTGAGCAAGAAAAAGGTAAGAAATTTGAGCCCAAGCTGGTGGAACTGTTATTAGACAATCTTGAGGAATTTTTAATTGTGAGAAGGCGGTATCCTGATCCTGTCTGCGAATAA
- a CDS encoding STAS domain-containing protein, producing MSDQVKTKIPEIIAQNEQQILEEWIQEQLTTATLRPDLIREEELREQSDTFLKLLQNGLKNNNFIDINSSEWAPLRELLASICRSRTTQGFTPTETATFVFSFKQPLFNQLRKSYDDADSLADDLWNATTLIDKLGLFITEVHLKTREEVIARQQEEMFELSSPVVELWDGVLGLPVIGTLDSKRTQLVMESLLQRLAASQSEIAIIDITGVPTVDTLTAQHLLKTVNAAQLMGAECVICGIRPQIAQTMVHLGINLGNVITKSTMAGALAHAFKRQGLTITSDETK from the coding sequence ATGTCAGACCAAGTAAAAACAAAGATCCCTGAAATTATTGCTCAGAACGAGCAACAAATTCTTGAGGAATGGATCCAGGAACAACTTACCACTGCGACTTTGCGTCCTGATTTGATCAGAGAAGAAGAGCTTCGTGAGCAAAGCGATACATTCCTTAAGCTCCTTCAAAATGGACTTAAAAACAACAATTTTATTGATATCAATAGTTCAGAGTGGGCCCCATTGCGGGAGCTTCTTGCGTCTATATGCCGTTCTCGCACCACTCAGGGTTTTACGCCAACGGAAACAGCAACGTTTGTTTTTTCATTTAAACAACCTCTATTTAACCAGCTGCGGAAAAGCTACGACGATGCTGATAGTCTTGCTGATGATCTATGGAATGCCACCACGTTAATAGATAAGCTGGGCTTGTTTATTACCGAAGTTCACCTTAAGACCCGTGAAGAAGTTATCGCGCGGCAGCAGGAAGAAATGTTTGAATTATCCAGCCCAGTAGTAGAATTGTGGGATGGCGTGCTTGGGCTTCCCGTCATTGGCACGCTAGACTCTAAGCGCACGCAACTGGTTATGGAATCGCTGCTTCAGCGTTTAGCAGCGTCACAATCAGAAATAGCAATTATTGACATAACTGGCGTTCCTACGGTGGATACCCTTACCGCTCAACACCTCTTAAAAACAGTTAATGCCGCTCAGTTGATGGGTGCGGAATGCGTTATCTGTGGAATACGTCCTCAAATTGCACAAACCATGGTCCATTTAGGAATCAACCTAGGTAACGTCATTACCAAGTCAACAATGGCGGGAGCTCTGGCTCATGCGTTCAAAAGACAAGGGCTTACGATAACGTCCGACGAGACTAAGTAG